In Thermodesulfobacteriota bacterium, the genomic window CCGCAAGGTACTCCTCTATGGCCTCGTCCACGCGTCCAAGGTTGTAGTAGGCGAGGCCGAGGTTATAGCGGGCGTCGGCGTAATCGGGCTTAAGCCTCGAGGCGGCACGGAACTCCCCCACGGCCTCCTCCATCCGGCCGGCGTTGTAGTAGGCAAGGCCGAGATGGAAGTGTACCTCTTCGCTGTCCGGCTCCTCCGCGAGGGAGAGGAGGTAGTGCCCCACGGCCCGGTCGTACCGGCCTTTCTTGACGTAGGCCCCGCCGAGATTGTTGTGGGCCGCCGCGTTACCGGGCGCGAGCTTCAACGCCTCCTCGTACTCCCTTATCGCATCGTCCACGCGCCCCATCTTCTCGTAGGCGGTCCCGAGGTTGTTCAGGGCCTCCGGGTAATACGAATAGATCAACAGGGCCTTTTTATACGCAGCTATAGCTTCCCCCGTCCGCCCGAGTTCGTCATAGGCCACCCCGAGGTTATTATAGGCCTTCGGGTAGTCCGGCCTGAGTTCCACGGCCCTTTTGAGGGCCACTATCGCCTCCTCCGGCCGCCCGAGCTCGCTATAGATCACCCCGAAGCCGTTATAGGCCTCCGGAAAATCCGGCTTGAGCTCCACGGCCCTCTTAAACTCCTCCAGCCCTTCCTCCGTACGTCCGGAATCGAGGTAGCTGCTCCCGAGGTTATTATAGCCCCTCGCCTTCTCCGGGCTCTTACGAACCACATCTTCCCAGAGCGCCGAATCGTTCTCCCAGACGAGGTTCCTCAGGCGGGCCGCCGCGCCGAGCGGCGCGGCGGTAAGGAGGAGCAGAACGCAAGTGGCGGCCGAGAGCTTTCTTATCCCCATGCGGTCGAAGCAGTAGAACACGGCGGCCGAGAAGGCAACCGCGGCCCCCACGCTCGGGAGATATAACCTGTGCTCGTTTATCACGTCCTTTATGGGAAAGATACTCGACTCGACCGAAAGGGTTATGAAAAACCACAGTATTCCAAAAGACGCCAGAAGACCGTGTGCGTGATGCGTGATGCGTGAACGTATAAGGAGATAAACGCCGAAGATTAATACGGAAAGAAGAAAGAGAAAAGACAAAAACACCTCCGGGATAAACAGCGAGTGGTAGACCGGGTAGTCGTAGTCGAGGTTCTGGTTTATCGGCAAGACAAGCAACCTCAGATACGTCACCACGACCCTCATCTGCGTCATGAGGTAGGCGTAGGGGGAAAGGGCTCCGAGGTCCTTTATCTGCTGAATCCTTATCCCCTCGTCTATGCCGTCTCCGCCCTCGCGAAGCCCCAGCTCCGGCGCGAAAAGGGTAAGCGGCACAACGGGCAAGAGCAACAGAAAAGGGACGACACGGCGCACGCTCGGCCATATACCCTTGAGGTCACGGAAGAACGCAAGCTCGTAGAGGAGGATTACGAAAGGCATCGTAAAGCTCGTCTCCTTCGTCTTCATGGCCGCCAGTGCGGCCAGCAGGGCGAGGATATAAAATGCCCACGCACCCCCACCCCCCCCACCTCCCCGGCTTTTTTCCTTTTCCGTCCACGAGAGCCGGGCCCTTGCGTAGAGGCAGAGGCCGAGGAGGTAGAAGAGCGCCAGGAGCGAGGTGAACCTCTGGGATATGTAGGTCACGGCCTGGGTCTGGACCGGATGGACGATAAAGACAAGGGCCGCAACGAGGGCGAGGAGGTATCCCGCCCGCCGGTCCACTCCTGCCCGGCGCATTGCGGGCGTCCCTAAGGTCAGGACCACGAGCCACCATACCAGCAGTCCGTTCAGGATATGGACTGAGGTGTTGACCAGGTGGTAGCCCAAAACGTCGAGCTTCCCGAAGTGGTAGTTCAGCGCGAAGGAGAGGAAGGCCAGGTATCTCGTGCCGGTCGGGGGCCAAAAACTTTCCAAGCCCCTCACCTCACGGTTACTTACGATATTGGGGGCGTCGTCGAAGTGGAACGACGCGTGGAAGGTGTTGGAGTAGACGAGGATACCGGCCGCGGCTATGAGCGCCAGCGCAAGAGCGGGCGAGGATAGCCATGGAATACCCGCCCCGCCTCCAACGGGGGTCTCTTTTCTCTCGGCTTCCCCGTCCATCTCCCTATCCCCTGCTTCTCCTCCACGCATCCGTGGAACTTACCACATAGCCGGGCCTGTTGCAATGTGAGGGCCCCCTGCCCCAAACCCCTACCCCCGGCCACAGGCCTGGGCCATGAATTTCCTTGCATTCCCTCGAAGTAGCTGTTATTATACATCTTTTAAAACCTAAGAGAAGGAGTCGCCGTAGATGAAGGAAGGTATACATCCCGAGTACGAAGTGGCGAAGTTCCACTGTGCCTGCGGGTTCGAGGTCACGACCCGCTCCACCAGGAAGGAAGTATCGGTGGAGGTCTGCTCGAACTGCCACCCCTTTTACACCGGGACGCAGAGGCTCATGGACACGGCCGGCAGGGTGGAGAAGTTCAGGCGTAAGTACGGCAAAACGGAAAAGGGAGCCTAATACCTGGAAGCCCGGCGTGAAGGTATCTCTCCCGAATTCCACCGCAAACCCTGAAACCACAGCCCCCCTCGCCGCAAAATTCCGCCACTCGTACGCCTCGAAGATATCGAGGACATGCACCGGATTCCCGAGGAAGACACCCCGGAGTGGGCACCCCTCCGTCCTCCGGCGGCCGTAAAAGACCATGATACTCAAAAAACTCGCAGAGGTAGAGAAAAGATACGATGAGCTCTCGGAGCTCATGGGCCGCCCCGAGGTCGTTTCCGACCAGGCCGCCTACCGGGACTACGCCCGGGAGCACTCCTCGCTTACCGAAACGGTAGAGACCTACCGGGGTCTCAAGAAGGTCGAGGAAGATATCGACGATAACAGGCTCATCCTCGGGGACAAAGACGAGGAGATGAAGAAGCTCGCCAAGGAGGAGTTGGCCGAACTCCAGGAGAAGAAGGAGGTGCTCACCGAGCGGCTCAAGGTGCTGCTCCTGCCGAAAGACCCCAACGACGACAAGAGCGTTCTCCTCGAGATAAGGGCCGGG contains:
- a CDS encoding tetratricopeptide repeat protein, coding for MDGEAERKETPVGGGAGIPWLSSPALALALIAAAGILVYSNTFHASFHFDDAPNIVSNREVRGLESFWPPTGTRYLAFLSFALNYHFGKLDVLGYHLVNTSVHILNGLLVWWLVVLTLGTPAMRRAGVDRRAGYLLALVAALVFIVHPVQTQAVTYISQRFTSLLALFYLLGLCLYARARLSWTEKEKSRGGGGGGGAWAFYILALLAALAAMKTKETSFTMPFVILLYELAFFRDLKGIWPSVRRVVPFLLLLPVVPLTLFAPELGLREGGDGIDEGIRIQQIKDLGALSPYAYLMTQMRVVVTYLRLLVLPINQNLDYDYPVYHSLFIPEVFLSFLFLLSVLIFGVYLLIRSRITHHAHGLLASFGILWFFITLSVESSIFPIKDVINEHRLYLPSVGAAVAFSAAVFYCFDRMGIRKLSAATCVLLLLTAAPLGAAARLRNLVWENDSALWEDVVRKSPEKARGYNNLGSSYLDSGRTEEGLEEFKRAVELKPDFPEAYNGFGVIYSELGRPEEAIVALKRAVELRPDYPKAYNNLGVAYDELGRTGEAIAAYKKALLIYSYYPEALNNLGTAYEKMGRVDDAIREYEEALKLAPGNAAAHNNLGGAYVKKGRYDRAVGHYLLSLAEEPDSEEVHFHLGLAYYNAGRMEEAVGEFRAASRLKPDYADARYNLGLAYYNLGRVDEAIEEYLAALEFTPPEAAAKEADTHYNLGLAYRRKGFRGKAAAEFEEVLRVTPDDKDARGLLEGLRKGGKGGKGED
- the rpmE gene encoding 50S ribosomal protein L31, yielding MKEGIHPEYEVAKFHCACGFEVTTRSTRKEVSVEVCSNCHPFYTGTQRLMDTAGRVEKFRRKYGKTEKGA